A stretch of the Desulforamulus ferrireducens genome encodes the following:
- the ispD gene encoding 2-C-methyl-D-erythritol 4-phosphate cytidylyltransferase, producing the protein MGKVIAVIPAAGQGSRMGSAVKKQYLRLVDKPVLRHTLDVIEQCSVIDGIILVVAPGEEAICQDMINQGHALSKIMAVVPGGNHRQTSVYYGLCALPEDTELALIHDGARPLVRPQEITSVIEVARDMGAAALAVQVKDTIKVVNQENIIVATPQRETLWAVQTPQVFRYPLIMQAHRQALDRGYYATDDCALVEALGVPVKLVPGSYENLKITTPEDLVLAEAFLKRRMQ; encoded by the coding sequence TTGGGTAAAGTAATTGCAGTTATTCCTGCGGCAGGTCAAGGCAGCAGGATGGGTTCCGCAGTAAAGAAACAGTATCTGCGTTTGGTAGATAAGCCGGTGCTCAGGCATACGCTGGATGTTATTGAGCAGTGCTCGGTAATAGACGGTATTATCCTGGTGGTGGCACCGGGTGAAGAAGCTATTTGCCAAGATATGATTAACCAGGGCCATGCACTCAGTAAAATTATGGCGGTGGTGCCAGGAGGCAACCACCGCCAAACTTCTGTTTATTACGGTCTCTGTGCTTTGCCTGAGGACACCGAATTGGCTTTGATCCATGATGGGGCCAGGCCCTTGGTACGGCCCCAGGAAATTACCAGCGTTATCGAAGTAGCCAGAGATATGGGGGCGGCGGCCTTAGCCGTACAGGTTAAAGACACCATTAAGGTGGTAAATCAAGAAAACATTATCGTGGCAACCCCCCAGCGGGAAACTCTATGGGCAGTACAAACCCCACAGGTTTTTCGTTATCCCTTAATTATGCAGGCACACCGACAGGCCTTGGACAGGGGTTATTATGCCACTGATGATTGCGCCCTGGTGGAAGCCTTAGGGGTGCCGGTGAAGTTGGTGCCAGGGAGCTATGAAAACCTCAAAATAACAACTCCTGAAGATTTGGTGCTGGCCGAGGCATTTCTAAAAAGGAGGATGCAGTAA
- the ispF gene encoding 2-C-methyl-D-erythritol 2,4-cyclodiphosphate synthase yields MRIGIGYDVHKLVKDRPLILGGITIPYSLGLLGHSDADVLTHAIMDALLGAAALGDIGQHFPDSDPRYKGISSLELLKEVRAKLADKHYAVNNLDAVIVAQAPKLAPYIPAMRDNLAEILGLSPEDINVKATTTEHLGFAGRGEGIGAYAVCTIHRTGQN; encoded by the coding sequence ATGCGTATTGGCATCGGCTATGATGTACATAAATTGGTAAAGGATCGACCGTTGATTCTGGGTGGGATTACTATTCCCTATTCCTTGGGGCTGTTAGGGCATTCAGATGCCGATGTATTAACCCATGCTATTATGGATGCGCTGCTGGGCGCCGCCGCCCTGGGGGATATTGGCCAACACTTTCCGGACAGTGACCCCCGCTATAAGGGGATTTCCAGCCTGGAACTGCTCAAAGAAGTGAGGGCAAAACTTGCCGATAAGCATTATGCCGTCAACAACCTGGATGCCGTGATCGTGGCCCAGGCCCCTAAATTAGCCCCCTATATACCAGCCATGCGGGACAATTTGGCAGAGATATTGGGCCTTTCCCCGGAGGACATTAACGTTAAAGCTACCACCACCGAGCATCTGGGATTTGCCGGTAGAGGCGAAGGCATTGGTGCCTATGCGGTGTGTACAATACATAGGACCGGACAAAATTAG
- a CDS encoding glutamine--tRNA ligase/YqeY domain fusion protein, whose translation MDNKLTSFIHDIIDDDLRQGKNNRTVHTRFPPEPNGYLHIGHAKSICLNFGIAKEYNGLCNLRFDDTNPSKEDVEYVDSIQEDVKWLGYSWDDRLFYASDYFDKLYECAVNLIKAGKAYVDDLSAEEIREYRGTLTKPGKESPYRNRSIEENLDLFQRMKDGEFPDGSRVLRAIIDMSSPNINMRDPVLYRIQRAKHHRTGDKWCIYPMYDFAHPLSDALEGITHSICTCEFEDHRPLYDWVIQNVGVSFKTQPQQIEFARLNLSHTVMSKRKLKKLVDEGYVRGWDDPRMPTISGLRRRGYTPESIRDFCERIGVAKAVSTVDIALLEHCIREDLNPKAPRVMAVLRPLKLVIDNYPEGQVEWLEAEYHPENPALGVRKIPFSKVVYIEQEDFMEDPPKKFFRLSPGKEVRLKYAYIIKCEYVVKDEQTGEIIEVHCTYDPATKSGSGTETRKVKGTLHWVAEAHALKAEVRLYDHLFTKENPDDVKEGDFTQCINPHSLEVLKDCLIEPNLPTGDAGQRFQFLRQGYYTLDPDTTEELLVFNRIVSLKDSWAKMQKK comes from the coding sequence ATGGACAATAAACTAACAAGCTTTATTCACGATATAATTGACGACGACCTGCGGCAAGGGAAAAACAACCGTACAGTACATACCCGTTTCCCGCCCGAACCAAACGGTTACTTGCATATTGGACATGCTAAGTCCATTTGCTTGAACTTTGGTATTGCTAAGGAATACAATGGCCTTTGCAATCTAAGGTTTGATGATACCAACCCAAGCAAAGAAGATGTTGAGTATGTAGATTCCATTCAGGAAGACGTCAAGTGGCTGGGCTACAGTTGGGATGACAGGTTGTTTTACGCCTCGGATTATTTTGACAAGTTATATGAATGTGCAGTGAACTTAATTAAGGCTGGCAAAGCCTACGTGGACGATTTAAGCGCCGAGGAAATTAGGGAATACCGTGGCACCTTAACCAAACCCGGTAAAGAAAGCCCCTATCGCAATCGTTCCATTGAAGAAAACCTTGATCTTTTCCAACGCATGAAAGACGGTGAATTTCCCGATGGTTCCCGTGTGCTGCGGGCCATCATTGATATGAGTTCACCTAACATCAATATGAGAGACCCGGTGCTTTATCGTATTCAGAGGGCTAAACATCACCGCACGGGAGATAAGTGGTGCATCTATCCCATGTATGACTTTGCCCACCCGCTTTCTGATGCCCTGGAGGGAATTACCCATTCTATCTGCACCTGTGAATTTGAGGATCACCGTCCACTATACGACTGGGTTATTCAAAATGTTGGTGTGTCTTTCAAAACACAGCCGCAACAAATCGAGTTTGCTCGGTTAAATTTAAGCCATACAGTGATGAGTAAAAGGAAATTAAAGAAACTGGTGGATGAGGGCTATGTGCGGGGCTGGGATGATCCCCGGATGCCCACTATATCCGGCCTCAGGCGGCGGGGTTATACACCTGAGTCCATTCGTGATTTTTGTGAGCGAATTGGCGTAGCCAAGGCTGTGAGCACGGTGGACATTGCCCTGCTGGAACACTGCATTCGGGAAGACCTAAATCCCAAGGCTCCCCGGGTGATGGCAGTGCTGCGTCCCCTTAAGTTAGTCATTGATAACTACCCCGAAGGCCAGGTGGAATGGCTGGAGGCGGAATATCATCCGGAAAACCCCGCTTTAGGTGTGAGGAAAATTCCTTTCTCCAAGGTGGTTTATATTGAGCAGGAAGACTTTATGGAAGACCCACCGAAAAAATTCTTCCGTCTGTCCCCCGGCAAGGAGGTCCGCTTAAAATACGCTTATATTATTAAATGTGAGTATGTGGTAAAGGATGAGCAAACGGGGGAAATCATTGAGGTTCACTGTACCTACGATCCAGCAACCAAGAGTGGCTCCGGTACAGAAACCCGCAAGGTCAAGGGAACACTGCATTGGGTAGCTGAGGCCCATGCTTTAAAGGCCGAAGTGAGGCTTTATGACCACCTCTTTACCAAGGAAAATCCCGACGACGTAAAAGAGGGAGATTTTACCCAATGTATTAATCCCCATTCCCTTGAGGTATTAAAGGATTGTTTAATTGAGCCCAACCTGCCCACTGGCGATGCTGGACAAAGATTTCAATTTCTAAGACAGGGTTACTATACCCT